The following are encoded in a window of Mycolicibacterium tusciae JS617 genomic DNA:
- the fdxA gene encoding ferredoxin translates to MTYTIAEPCVDIKDKACIEECPVDCIYEGARMLYIHPDECVDCGACEPVCPVEAIYYEDDVPDQWSSYTQINADFFGELGSPGGASKVGQTDNDPQVVKDLPPQGED, encoded by the coding sequence GTGACGTACACGATTGCCGAACCCTGCGTCGACATCAAAGACAAGGCGTGTATCGAGGAATGCCCTGTCGACTGCATTTACGAGGGCGCCCGCATGCTGTACATCCACCCCGATGAGTGCGTGGACTGCGGTGCCTGCGAGCCGGTCTGCCCGGTCGAGGCCATCTATTACGAGGACGATGTGCCGGATCAGTGGTCCAGCTACACGCAGATCAACGCCGACTTCTTCGGCGAACTCGGTTCCCCCGGTGGCGCATCCAAGGTCGGCCAGACCGACAACGACCCCCAGGTGGTCAAGGACCTGCCGCCTCAAGGCGAGGACTGA
- a CDS encoding LmeA family phospholipid-binding protein, with product MTYPRYAQNTLAPAPTARFHSAPTLHTAPTQAFHTARTQTFHTVPTQAWSSQVAPPVPPPPAQPTTKRKRSRGPVTFLLVLVILLAFAAAGLLGAELYARTVAVDKIKSAAACFIEASEDSVDVAFETSPPVLMQYFDDRYTGFTIATDGSGIRSVDGMTANIAVTDVDRNGGAHGQGTIGAINATIDWTSEGMRDSANTALKEAIDEYLEGSFLSFLGDWISTDNVVTGVHTDPSTGIVTLEGMFDSSIAVKPETTVDGGIKLEIQPDGFTLGGDLDLPAEDLQAKLDEMTSELTGNKYNLRADSLQVTDSGVTADFSASNIDIPASDGESSCFDM from the coding sequence ATGACCTACCCCAGGTACGCACAAAACACGCTCGCCCCGGCGCCCACAGCGCGTTTTCATTCCGCGCCCACCCTGCATACCGCGCCCACCCAGGCTTTTCATACCGCGCGGACGCAGACGTTTCATACCGTGCCCACGCAGGCCTGGTCCAGTCAGGTGGCTCCGCCGGTCCCGCCTCCCCCGGCGCAACCCACGACCAAACGCAAGCGCTCGCGCGGTCCGGTCACGTTCCTGCTCGTCCTTGTCATCCTCTTGGCCTTCGCCGCCGCGGGCCTGCTCGGCGCCGAGCTCTACGCACGCACTGTTGCGGTCGACAAAATCAAGTCGGCTGCCGCGTGCTTCATCGAGGCCTCCGAGGACTCCGTCGACGTGGCGTTCGAGACCTCGCCGCCCGTTCTCATGCAGTACTTCGACGACAGGTACACCGGGTTCACGATCGCCACCGACGGCTCTGGAATTCGCAGCGTTGACGGCATGACCGCGAACATCGCGGTCACCGACGTCGACCGCAACGGTGGTGCGCACGGGCAGGGCACGATCGGCGCAATCAACGCGACCATCGACTGGACTTCCGAAGGGATGCGGGACTCTGCCAACACCGCCCTCAAGGAGGCCATCGACGAGTACCTCGAGGGCAGCTTCCTGAGTTTCCTGGGTGACTGGATCTCGACTGACAACGTCGTGACGGGCGTCCACACCGATCCTTCGACCGGGATCGTCACCTTGGAGGGGATGTTCGACAGCAGCATCGCCGTCAAACCGGAGACGACGGTCGACGGCGGAATCAAGCTGGAAATCCAACCCGACGGTTTCACGCTCGGCGGAGATCTGGATCTGCCTGCCGAAGACTTGCAGGCCAAGCTCGACGAGATGACGAGCGAGCTCACCGGCAACAAGTACAACCTCCGTGCGGATTCGCTCCAAGTCACCGATAGCGGTGTGACCGCGGACTTCTCGGCAAGCAACATCGACATCCCCGCCAGCGACGGCGAGAGCAGCTGCTTCGACATGTGA
- a CDS encoding YceI family protein, with product MTIAAGATGTAQLATGTWAIDPVHSTVGFSVRHLMVSKVRGTFDTFSGTIEVAEDGTPSVTAEVAVDSINTRNTQRDAHVRSADFFDAEKYPTATFASTGVRTAGDTYLVDGDFTLKGVTKPVTLELEFNGVNPGMGHGEVAGFEASVVLNRKDFGIDVDMPLETGGTVVGDKISITLEIEALKQA from the coding sequence ATGACTATTGCCGCTGGAGCCACCGGAACCGCCCAGCTCGCCACGGGTACATGGGCCATCGATCCCGTGCACTCGACCGTTGGATTCTCCGTACGTCACCTCATGGTGAGCAAGGTGCGAGGCACTTTCGACACGTTCAGCGGCACGATCGAGGTCGCCGAGGATGGCACCCCGTCGGTGACCGCCGAAGTCGCCGTCGACTCGATCAACACCCGCAACACCCAGCGCGACGCCCACGTCCGGTCCGCGGACTTCTTCGATGCCGAGAAGTATCCAACCGCCACCTTCGCCTCGACCGGTGTCCGGACCGCCGGCGACACGTACCTCGTCGACGGCGACTTCACTCTCAAGGGCGTCACGAAGCCGGTCACCCTCGAGCTGGAGTTCAATGGCGTCAACCCCGGCATGGGACACGGCGAGGTCGCGGGATTTGAGGCATCGGTGGTGTTGAACCGCAAGGACTTCGGCATCGACGTCGACATGCCGCTGGAAACCGGTGGCACCGTCGTCGGCGACAAGATCTCGATCACTTTGGAGATCGAGGCGCTCAAGCAGGCGTAA